The sequence below is a genomic window from Kitasatospora kifunensis.
CGTCCACGGCTCCGCGGGCCGCTCGGCCGACGCCCCCGGCGGCGGTTCGGCGGGCCGGTGCGGCGCACCACGCCGCTCCGCGGGCCGGTCGCTGTCCGGTGGCGGCGGCTGGGTGCGCTTGCCCCGCCGCCGCGAGCCGGCCAGCCGCCCGCGCACGTTCTCCGGCGCCAGGAAGTCGGCCCACCGCTCGGGGTACTCCGAGGGCGCCTCGTCGCCGCCCTCGCCGTTCTCGTCCTCGTCCTCGACGCCTTCGGCCAGCCCGAACGCCCGCGCCCGCTGCGCCCGTTCGGCGGCCCGGCGGGCGCTGATCTCGCGCACCACCGCGGCGGCGTGCTGCTCGCTGGCCCGCTCGTTCTCGGCCCGCGCGTCGGCTGTCTCCACGCTGGGCCAGCGGCGGTCTATCGCCGCGTTCATCGCCGCGCCGATCAGCACCGCGAGGGCCAGCACGAAGATCCACAGCAGCACCGCGATCGGCGCGGCCAGCGAACCGTAGATGGTCTGGCCGCCCTCGACCGAGTGCACCAGGTACAGGCGCAGCAGCAGGCTGCAGATCACCAGCATGCCGAGCGCGACCAGCGCGCCGGGGATGTCCTCGCGCCACGGCGTGCTGGCCGGCACGGCCAGGTGGTAGAGCGTGGTCAGGAAGACGATCAGCAGCAGGATCGCCACCGGCCAGTAGAGCGCGTTGACCAGTCCGGAGATGCTCGGCACCGCCGACATCACCAGCCCGGGCCCGGCCACCAGCAGCGGCAGCACCAGGGAGCCGATCACCAGCGCGCCGAGGTACAGACCCAGCGACAGGGCGCGAGTCTTGACGATCCCGCGCTTGCCGTCCAGCCCGTACATCACGGTGATCGTGTCGATGAAGATGTAGAGCGCCCGGGAGCCGGACCAGAGCGAGAAGAGAAAGCCGATCGAGATCAGGTCGGGGCGGCCGCTGGCGAAGACCTTCTCCAGCAGCGGTTTGACGGTCTGGTCGATCGAGGAGGAGGAGAGCACCGTGCCGGCCCCCGACAGGATGTCCTGCTGGAGCTTCTGGATGGTGCCGGCGCCGAGCAGGTCGTCCAGGTAGCCGAGGGTGCCTGCCAGGCAGAGCAGCAGCGGCGGGATCGACAGCAGGGTGAAGAAGGCCGCCTCGGCGGCCAGCCCGGTGACCCGGTACTCGACGCAGGTGTTGGTGGTGTCCTTGATCAGCGCCCAGACCGTGCCACGCCAGGCCGATCGCCGGGCCGCCCGTCGGGCGCCCTTGCCCCGTCGCCGGGAGGGTCGCTCGACCCCCGCTCTGCTGCTCTCACCTGGTGCTTGCACACCGCATACGGTATCGGGCGGCCCACACACCCCGGTCCCCATCGGTCCGAACCGGCTCTTTGTGGCTCGCACGGCCGCACCCGCGCAGCCATGCCACTCGCGCTCTCATCTCGCGATATGGAACAAACTCGTCCAGATTCTGGACGACAGTGGACCGCGCCTCGCTCGCCGTGCGAATCTCTTGCCATGTCTAGCGCCGGAACCACCTTGGTTGGTCGA
It includes:
- a CDS encoding YhjD/YihY/BrkB family envelope integrity protein; translated protein: MQAPGESSRAGVERPSRRRGKGARRAARRSAWRGTVWALIKDTTNTCVEYRVTGLAAEAAFFTLLSIPPLLLCLAGTLGYLDDLLGAGTIQKLQQDILSGAGTVLSSSSIDQTVKPLLEKVFASGRPDLISIGFLFSLWSGSRALYIFIDTITVMYGLDGKRGIVKTRALSLGLYLGALVIGSLVLPLLVAGPGLVMSAVPSISGLVNALYWPVAILLLIVFLTTLYHLAVPASTPWREDIPGALVALGMLVICSLLLRLYLVHSVEGGQTIYGSLAAPIAVLLWIFVLALAVLIGAAMNAAIDRRWPSVETADARAENERASEQHAAAVVREISARRAAERAQRARAFGLAEGVEDEDENGEGGDEAPSEYPERWADFLAPENVRGRLAGSRRRGKRTQPPPPDSDRPAERRGAPHRPAEPPPGASAERPAEPWTADGRFPGELGPVDSALPSRPPRPPWDGS